The segment TTACAACATTTAAAAGAGGCACATAAACAGAGAGGGCGAGCAGTACCGTAAAGACAGCCGCCATCATGGCCCCATGAGTAATTTGTTTTGTTTGTTGATTTGGCATTCTGTTGTTTTTCCCCTTCTTTCGGGTTGATTTCATCCTTGTAATTGTAACATGATTAAGGTCGCTGAACAAAAAAAGGGAATACCCGGAAGAATCTGCTTGTCGAATTTATGGCAACAAAAAAGAGACCGGTTTCCCGGCCTCTTTTCATAATATAAGAAAATATAGTCTTTCAGCTTGAAAGAAGTATGTCTGTGTCCAGACTCCAGCGCCCAGATTCTCGGGTCATAAGCCAACCCGGCTGTGTGGCAAAGAGCGCCACTTCGCCGGTTCGTCTTAAGCCCGTCGAATCTACACGGGCGCTTCCGCTTTTCTTACTTATCTTTCTTCCGCAACAAACGGTAGAAGTGCCATGATACGAGAGCGTTTGACAGCGATTGTCAACTTGCGTTGCCATTTAGCGCTAGTGCCTGTAACACGACGTGGCAAGATTTTTCCTCTTTCAGAAATAAATTTCTTCAATAGGTCAGTATCTTTATAGTCGATGTGCGTGATGTTGTTTGACGTAAAATAACAAACCTTTTTACGTTTCTTTCCTCCGCGACGTGGTGCCATATCGAATTACCTCCTTTTTAATTGGATTTTTTCGTTCTTCGCGAGTCTGGTCCGTCTTAGAACGGCAAATCGTCATCCGATACTTCGATCGGGCCGCTGCCGCTTGAGAATGGATCCTGGTCTACACGTGTATAATTTTGCTGACTTGGGCTCGGCGATTGGTTCTGCTGATAGGATGGCTGTTGGCCTTGTGAACGGTCTGCATTAGCATTAGCTCCAGAGTTTTTCGGCTCAAGAAATTGGACGCTGTCAGCCACAACTTCAGTCGTATAGACGCGTTTTCCATCCTGCCCTTCGTAGCTTCCAGTTTGAATGCGGCCTTCAACGCCAGCCAGGCTTCCTTTTTTCAAGAAGTTCGCTGTGTTTTCAGCTTGTTTGCGCCAAACAGTACAATTGATAAAATCCGTTTCTTTCTCACCTTGCGCATTGGAGAATGTCCGGTTTACAGCCAGTGTAAAACGGGCAACTGCCGCACCGCTTGGGGTATAGCGAAGATCCGGATCTTTTGTCAGTCTTCCGACTAAAACAACTCGGTTAATCATCAGAATTCAACCTCCTTTAGTCAATAGTATTTTACAGATGCATATGCTGCTTACGCGTCTTTGCGTACAGCGATATGACGAATAATGTCTTCGTTAATGTTCGCAAGACGTGTGTATTCGTTGATAGCTTCAGAACCAGCGTTTACTTTTACGATTTGGTAGAAACCTTCACGTAAATCGTTGATTTCATAAGCTAAACGACGTTTACCCCACTCTTTCGACTCGATGATTTCAGCACCGTTAGAAGTAAGGATGTCGTTAAAACGCTCGACTAGAGCTTTTTTAGCTTCCTCTTCAATTGCAGGCTGAATAATGTACATTAATTCATACTCTCTCATCGTGTTGTCACCTCCTTATGGACTTGGGCCCTGCTGATTCCAGCGGGCAAGGAGCAAGCAATTCAAAATATTACTCACATCAATGTATTGTATCATAAACGGCAAGGGACAGCAACCCTATATTTCATGCCCTGTTCAGCTATAATTTATGTAGCTAATACAAGGAAGTGATTGCATGGAACCGACTCATACCATTGAATTGAAGTTAGAAGAAATCGCACCAAAGGCATTGTGGATCAATGTGCTGCTTCTGATTCTCTTTGCTGCCGCTTACCACCTGTTTGCTGAACCGTTTTCTTTCCGTTTTTCATTTAATGGCGTTCTGTTGTTTATCTTCGGCTATACGGCTCTGATTGTGCTCCACGAATTATTTCACTTGATCGGTTTTGTGCTATTTGGCAAAGTGACAATTGCTTCATTGAAATATGGTATTAATTTAAAAATGGGAATCGCTTATGCGACGACCAGTACGGCTATCCGCATTAACGCCATGAAAAAAGCGCTGCTGCTGCCTTTCTGGACAACCGCTGTCATCCCGACCATCATTGGATTTTGGATAGACAGCCAAGTATTAGTCCTTCTTGGCGCCATGCTCGCAGCCGGCGCCATTGGTGATTTTTATATGTACCGGGAACTGCTGAAAGAACGCAGCGACGCTTGGGTGCTGGATGACCCGGAACTTCCTCGCCTCCATATTTATGAACAAAATCCCAATATAAAAAGCGCCGATCAATGATCGGCGCTTTTTTGACATTTATCAAGGTTTTTAAACGGTTACTGCCACATCCCAGTTGCCCGTTTCCAATTTTCTCTTCAACAAATTTTCAGATGCCGCGATATAGACAGCGGTCTGCAATACTTTCCCTTCAGTTTCGACTTCAATCGTCACTTTGTTGAAAAGATCCGTAGCTGCACCGCCTGTATAATCTTCCAGATAGTCGATTGCCGGCCATAGTTCCTTGGGAATGTAATAGACTTCCCCGTGAATTTCACCTTGTTCAGATAAAGTCATTGCCGGATAGCCAAGCCCAGTATCGTATAGTTCCCCTTTGGCAACTGCATGCTCTGCGACCAACTCTGCTTCACCTAAATAATCATGATATTTTCCGCCACGCTTTAACGTTCCATATACAAATAACAACATTTCAATCCTCCTATATCAAAAACCGAATGCAGCTAAGCATCCGGTCATTTTTTATTTTTATTCCAATGGCTATGGGGTCAATACTTTTCATACTGGCCGTTTCCGGAAATGGAATTTTATAAGCACTAGACCGGCTTACGCCTGTCGAAAGGGAACGGCCGTTTCGCTTTTAGACTTATCCAGCTGCAACGGCCAGGTTCTCGGGTCGTAAGCCAGCCCGGCTGTGCGGCAAAAAGCGCCGCTTCGCTGGTCCGTCTTACGCCTGTCGAACCTGAACGGCCGTTTCCGCTTTTAGACTTATCTAGCTCCGGCGCCCAGCCTCTCGAGACGCTTCGGACTTGCGTCTGTATCGCTTCGCTAGCTTCGACGCATGAAAAGAGCTGCCGATAACGGACAAGAACGCCATTACCTTCAAGTCCTCCAGCGCTTGTCAGAGCTAAACGGGCACCTCCGCTTTTAGACTTATCCAGTTGCAACGGCCAGATTCTCCGGCCATAAGCCAACCTGGCTGTGCGGCAAAAAGCGCCGCTTCGCCAGTCTATCTTATGCCTATCGAAAGGGAACGGCCGTTTTCACTTTTAGACGTTAAATCTAAACAGCATTACATCTCCGTCTTTAACGACGTATTCTTTGCCTTCTTGACGAACTTTCCCTGCTTCTTTTGCAGCCGCCATTGAACCTGTTTCTACCAGGTCCTCGTAAGCTACTGTTTCGGCACGGATAAATCCGCGTTCAAAGTCAGAGTGGATAACGCCGGCACATTGAGGAGCTTTCATGCCTTTTTTGAATGTCCAAGCGCGCACTTCCTGTACACCAGCAGTGAAATACGTTGCCAGCCCAAGCAAATTATATGATGCTTTGATCAATTGATCCAAACCGGATTCTTTGATGCCAAGCTCTTCAAGGAACATTTCTTTTTCTTCGTCTTCCAGTTCAGCCATTTCTTCTTCAATCTTCGCACAAACGACGATGACTTCTGAATTTTGCTGAGCTGCGTAGTCACGGACTTGTTGAACATATTCATTGTTGTCCGCATCGGTAATTTCATCTTCCGCTACGTTTGCTGCGTATAGCATCGGCTTAAGCGTTAATAAATTCAAGTTTTTTGCGATGCGCAGTTCGTCTTCTGTAAAGTCGATGGAACGAGCTAAGTCCCCAGCTTCGAATGCCTCACGAAGTTTCATCAGTACCGGCTCTTCAGCAATCGCATCTTTGTCTTTTTGCTTCACCAATTTGGCAGCACGGGCAATGCGTTTTTCAATGCTTTCCATGTCCGCAAGAATCAATTCCAAGTTAATAACTTCAATATCTGAAATCGGGTCAACTTTTCCGGATACATGTGTGACATTTTCATCAGCAAAACAGCGCACCACTTGAACGATAGCGTCTACTTCACGGATATGAGAAAGGAATTTATTTCCAAGCCCTTCGCCTTTGCTTGCGCCTTTTACGATGCCGGCGATATCTGTAAATTCAAAAGCTGTCGGTATTGTTTTCTTCGGTACCACCAACTCAGTCAGTTTGTCTAAGCGCTCATCCGGCACTTCAACAATTCCGACGTTTGGATCTATTGTACAGAACGGGTAGTTGGCTGCTTCGGCCCCCGCTTTAGTAATAGCATTGAATAATGTGGATTTCCCCACGTTTGGTAAACCTACAATCCCTGCAGTTAATGCCAAAGGATTCACAACCTTTCTTCTGTCTAACACGAATTATTTTTTTGCAACCATTCCATTATAGGAACGAAATACTGTTCTGTCCATTTTTCAAAACTTATATAAATTCATTACTATTGTTATATAAGTATTGTCTTTATACTCATATAAGATTTTCTATTATTCTTCTTCGGCTTTTACTAAAACTTTTTTAATTTTCTTATTGAATTCGACGCGCGGAATCATGACACTGTGTTGGCAGCCTTCGCATTTGATTCGGATGTCAGCACCCATGCGGATAATTTTCCAGGCATTTGCTCCGCAAGGATGCCCTTTTTTCATTTCCACGATATCATTCAGTCCATACTCTTTCTTTTCCATCGCCCTGTCTCCTTCGTTACTTTTTAGCAATGACCGACGGATTGGAGTCTTCAGGCGACCGCTGCACCATGACCATCCGCGGGTAAGGAATTTCCACGCCTTTTTTGTCCAAATAGTCTTTCAAATCCCGGCGGATACCGCGGGAAACTGCAAAATGCTGCATCGGCAAGGTTTCTGCTGTAATTCGCATGATTATTTCTGTTGTGGTGATGTTTTGCACCCCTAATAATTCAGGAGGTTTTATAATCTGCTCGTATTTTTCAGGAAGATCCACTAGAAACTCCTGGATTAGCCCTTCCACTCGTGCAATATCCGATTCATAAGAAATATTGACATCCACTACTGCAATCGAGTTATGGATAGAGAAATTGACGACATCCGTCACGTTGCCGTTCGGGAAAATAAATAATTCTCCTGTAAACCCCTTTACTTTTGTGGTGCGCAAGCCAATTTCTTCAACCGTACCTTCAGCTTGACCAATCCGGACGTAATCTCCCACTGAAAACTGATCTTCAAAAATGATGAAGAATCCGGTGATTACATCACGCACCAAGTTCTGAGCCCCGAAACCGATGGCAAGGCCAAGAACCCCGGCCCCAGCAATTAACCCGGTGATATCAATTGTGAAGGCTGACAATACCGCGATAATCGCCATAAAATAGACTGCATACGACACAATGTTCTCCAGCAATTTGGACATCGTCTGTTGCCGCCGCTCGTTGTATTTCAAAGGACCTTTTATGCGTACCGCAAATGTTTTGCGAATCAACATTTTTGCGACCCTTACAATAATTCCCGACATTACAATGATCAACATCACTTTTAAACCGACAAAACCGATATTGAGCCACATTTCTTGATCCAGGAGAAACTTCTTCCCTTGTTCCACAGCTTGTTCTGCATTTGCTACTGTATCTGTAGTCACTTTAACACCTTCCTACCTCCGGTTAACCTAAATTCATCTTATAGATTACCGTAACAATTAATCCAACGACCAATACTCCCGGCAATAAATTCGCTACTCTTATTTTAGTAAGGCCAATCATATTCAAACCGATGGCGACAATCATAACGCCGCCTGTTGCAGTCATTTCCGTAATGAACATATCCAAAGCCGCATCAGGAATGATCAAACTGATTTGAGTCGCGAACAACGCGATTAATCCTTGATAAACGAACACGGGAATCGCTGCAAGCATGACGCCTATTCCTAATGTTGAAGCCAAAATAATTGATGTAAAACCATCAATCAATCCTTTTGAAATCAATACGCCGTGCTCATTGCTCAAGCCACTCTCCAAAGCCCCGATAATCCCCATGGCACCCATAATAAAAATAAGCGTTGCTGTTACAAAACCTTGGGCAAGGCTGCCCTTGCTTTCTTTTTTCGCACCCAGCATATCTTCCATCCAATGACCGAAGTTATTCAACTTATCATCTAAATTCATCCATTCCCCAATAACTGCACCAAGTACCAAACTGATAATGACGACGACAAAATTTTGGCTTTCGAAGCCCATTTGCAGTCCAAGAACCACTACTGCAAGTCCGATGGCATACATTACGGTTTCTTTCATTTTTTCAGGAATGTTTCGGAGCGCTCTACCAATAAATGTCCCTGCTACAATCAAAACAGCGTTAATCAACGTTCCTAAGAGAACCATCTTTCTACTTCCCCTTCCGCTCTCCTTTTACAAAACAGAACCTATTCCCCCGACTTATGGGAATAGGTACGGATTAATTTAAAAGTTCGAGTATGCGTTCCAAATCCTCTTCAGAGAAAAATTCAATTTCGATTTTCCCTTTGTTTTTGCTTTTCTTGATTTGGACATTTGTTCCAAAACGGTCTCTCAGTTCCGATTGCTTTTCTTCTATGAATAAATCTTTTTTCTTTTCAATTGTTTCACGTGGAACATCATCATTTAATCGCTGGACTAAATTTTCCAGTTGGCGGACGTTTAAATTCTCTTTCACGACTTTTTCTGCGATATCCGGTATCAGTTTTTTCTGCCGTAGTCCGAGCAATGTACGGCCATGCCCCATCGTCAGCTGTTTGTCGGAAATCATTTGACGCACATTTTCAGGCAATGCCAGTAAGCGGATGTGGTTAGCGATATGCGGCCGGCTCTTACCCAATCGGAACGCCAATTGCTCTTGCGTTAAATTTAATGCTTCCATCAATTTCTGGTAAGCTTCTGCTTCTTCAATAGGCGTTAAATCTTCGCGCTGGAGGTTCTCCAAAATAGCCAGTTCCATCATTTGCTGATCAGTCAGCTCTTTGACAATTGCCGGCACTTCTTTTAATTTCGCCAGTTTCGCAGCACGGAAACGTCTTTCTCCCACTACCAGTTCAAAATACTTTCCTGATTTTCGCAAGACAACCGGCTGTAAGATGCCATGTTCTTTAATGGAGTCTGACAACTCCTGCAAAGCTATTTCGTCAAATACTTTTCGCGGTTGATAAGGGTTAGTGCGAATTTCACCGATGCTGATCTGGTTGATTGTTTCTGTTTCGCTTAATGATTCGCCAGGGAACAATGCATTAATTCCTTTTCCTAATCCTTTAGCCATTACGAATCACTTCCCTTGCCAATTCTAAATACACTTCTGCGCCTCGGGATTTCGGATCATAAATAATGATAGGTTCCCCGTGACTCGGTGCTTCGCTTAATCGTACATTCCGTGGAATAATGGTCCGATAAACTTTATCTTGGAAATACTTTTTCACTTCTTCAATCACTTGTATGCCGAGATTCGTCCGCGCATCAAGCATCGTCAACAACACTCCATCAATCATTAGGTCGTGGTTTAAATGCTTTTGCACAAGGCGAATCGTGCTTAATAACTGGCTCAGCCCTTCTAACGCATAGTATTCACATTGTACTGGAATAATAATAGCATCTGAGGCCGTCAATGAATTGATTGTCAGTAAACCAAGCGAAGGAGGACAATCAATAATAATGTAATCGTACATTTCTTTTACTTCTTGAAGCGCATGCTTTAAGCGCACTTCTCTTGAAATAGTCGAAACAAGTTCGATTTCTGCCCCTGCAAGTGAGATGGTGGCAGGCACAACATGCAGATTCTCTACTTTTGTTTCCTTAATGGTATCTTTTATATCGACGTCATCGATCAACACTTCGTAAATGCATTGGTCGACTTCGCCTTTGTTGACCCCAACTCCACTGGTCGCATTTCCTTGAGGGTCGATATCTATTAATAGAACTTTTTGGCCTAAATAAGCAAGGCAGGCACTCAAGTTCACTGAAGACGTTGTTTTTCCTACGCCGCCTTTTTGATTGGCGATCGCAATAATTCTACCCACACTTGCACCAACTTTCTTTCATACTTCTCTCATTTTACTGCTCTAGTATAACTAATTCCATTATAAAAACAAAAATAATAATGGTTTCTTTCCTTATTGTAACAAAACTATGGATATTTTATGATTACATTCCTATTAAAAAAGCTCTTTCCATCATTGGAAAGAGCTTTTTTATGATTTTTTCTTTGGTATTTTAACGGTAATTTGATAATACTCATCGTGTTCTTCTTCCTCAGTCGATAAATTAATTCCGCTTTTTGTTACCATACTCAAGGATTCTTTAATCGTATTCATCGCGATTCTAATATCCCGGCTTACCGCTTTTCTTCTCGGTTTTGCTTTTTTAGGTTCAGCAGACAAAAGTTTTTCAACTTTCAATTCCAGCTGTTTTACATTAAGGCCTTGTTCTACTGTTTCATCAAAAAGCTTTTTTTGCATTTCAACATCTTTTACTTTAAGCAGTGTTCGAGCATGTCGTTCCGTAATGATCCGGTTCAACAAAGCTGTTTGAAATTCTTCCGGCAATTTCAACAGCCTCAGTTTATTGGCAACAGTAGACTGCCCTTTTCCAAGCCGCTGTGCAAGTGCTTCCTGGGTGATTCCTTGAAGTTCAAGCAAATTTTGATAAGCATTCGCTTCTTCAATCGAAGTCAGTTCTTCGCGCTGGAGATTTTCAATCAATGCGATCGATGCGGTTTCTTTATCGCTAAGCTGACGGACGATTG is part of the Planococcus shenhongbingii genome and harbors:
- the rpsR gene encoding 30S ribosomal protein S18, translating into MAPRRGGKKRKKVCYFTSNNITHIDYKDTDLLKKFISERGKILPRRVTGTSAKWQRKLTIAVKRSRIMALLPFVAEER
- a CDS encoding DUF3267 domain-containing protein gives rise to the protein MEPTHTIELKLEEIAPKALWINVLLLILFAAAYHLFAEPFSFRFSFNGVLLFIFGYTALIVLHELFHLIGFVLFGKVTIASLKYGINLKMGIAYATTSTAIRINAMKKALLLPFWTTAVIPTIIGFWIDSQVLVLLGAMLAAGAIGDFYMYRELLKERSDAWVLDDPELPRLHIYEQNPNIKSADQ
- a CDS encoding ParB/RepB/Spo0J family partition protein; translated protein: MAKGLGKGINALFPGESLSETETINQISIGEIRTNPYQPRKVFDEIALQELSDSIKEHGILQPVVLRKSGKYFELVVGERRFRAAKLAKLKEVPAIVKELTDQQMMELAILENLQREDLTPIEEAEAYQKLMEALNLTQEQLAFRLGKSRPHIANHIRLLALPENVRQMISDKQLTMGHGRTLLGLRQKKLIPDIAEKVVKENLNVRQLENLVQRLNDDVPRETIEKKKDLFIEEKQSELRDRFGTNVQIKKSKNKGKIEIEFFSEEDLERILELLN
- a CDS encoding DUF951 domain-containing protein, with translation MEKKEYGLNDIVEMKKGHPCGANAWKIIRMGADIRIKCEGCQHSVMIPRVEFNKKIKKVLVKAEEE
- the ychF gene encoding redox-regulated ATPase YchF; protein product: MALTAGIVGLPNVGKSTLFNAITKAGAEAANYPFCTIDPNVGIVEVPDERLDKLTELVVPKKTIPTAFEFTDIAGIVKGASKGEGLGNKFLSHIREVDAIVQVVRCFADENVTHVSGKVDPISDIEVINLELILADMESIEKRIARAAKLVKQKDKDAIAEEPVLMKLREAFEAGDLARSIDFTEDELRIAKNLNLLTLKPMLYAANVAEDEITDADNNEYVQQVRDYAAQQNSEVIVVCAKIEEEMAELEDEEKEMFLEELGIKESGLDQLIKASYNLLGLATYFTAGVQEVRAWTFKKGMKAPQCAGVIHSDFERGFIRAETVAYEDLVETGSMAAAKEAGKVRQEGKEYVVKDGDVMLFRFNV
- a CDS encoding gamma-glutamylcyclotransferase family protein, whose product is MLLFVYGTLKRGGKYHDYLGEAELVAEHAVAKGELYDTGLGYPAMTLSEQGEIHGEVYYIPKELWPAIDYLEDYTGGAATDLFNKVTIEVETEGKVLQTAVYIAASENLLKRKLETGNWDVAVTV
- a CDS encoding DUF554 domain-containing protein — its product is MVLLGTLINAVLIVAGTFIGRALRNIPEKMKETVMYAIGLAVVVLGLQMGFESQNFVVVIISLVLGAVIGEWMNLDDKLNNFGHWMEDMLGAKKESKGSLAQGFVTATLIFIMGAMGIIGALESGLSNEHGVLISKGLIDGFTSIILASTLGIGVMLAAIPVFVYQGLIALFATQISLIIPDAALDMFITEMTATGGVMIVAIGLNMIGLTKIRVANLLPGVLVVGLIVTVIYKMNLG
- the noc gene encoding nucleoid occlusion protein, with amino-acid sequence MKSPFSRFFGGEDKADEPEQPVAATNKLSEEVVKLPIDKISANKFQPRTVFDEEKIEELARTIHMHGVIQPIVVRTSDEEGNYEIIAGERRFRAMSSLGWKEVPAIVRQLSDKETASIALIENLQREELTSIEEANAYQNLLELQGITQEALAQRLGKGQSTVANKLRLLKLPEEFQTALLNRIITERHARTLLKVKDVEMQKKLFDETVEQGLNVKQLELKVEKLLSAEPKKAKPRRKAVSRDIRIAMNTIKESLSMVTKSGINLSTEEEEHDEYYQITVKIPKKKS
- the ssb gene encoding single-stranded DNA-binding protein — encoded protein: MINRVVLVGRLTKDPDLRYTPSGAAVARFTLAVNRTFSNAQGEKETDFINCTVWRKQAENTANFLKKGSLAGVEGRIQTGSYEGQDGKRVYTTEVVADSVQFLEPKNSGANANADRSQGQQPSYQQNQSPSPSQQNYTRVDQDPFSSGSGPIEVSDDDLPF
- a CDS encoding mechanosensitive ion channel family protein produces the protein MWLNIGFVGLKVMLIIVMSGIIVRVAKMLIRKTFAVRIKGPLKYNERRQQTMSKLLENIVSYAVYFMAIIAVLSAFTIDITGLIAGAGVLGLAIGFGAQNLVRDVITGFFIIFEDQFSVGDYVRIGQAEGTVEEIGLRTTKVKGFTGELFIFPNGNVTDVVNFSIHNSIAVVDVNISYESDIARVEGLIQEFLVDLPEKYEQIIKPPELLGVQNITTTEIIMRITAETLPMQHFAVSRGIRRDLKDYLDKKGVEIPYPRMVMVQRSPEDSNPSVIAKK
- a CDS encoding ParA family protein → MGRIIAIANQKGGVGKTTSSVNLSACLAYLGQKVLLIDIDPQGNATSGVGVNKGEVDQCIYEVLIDDVDIKDTIKETKVENLHVVPATISLAGAEIELVSTISREVRLKHALQEVKEMYDYIIIDCPPSLGLLTINSLTASDAIIIPVQCEYYALEGLSQLLSTIRLVQKHLNHDLMIDGVLLTMLDARTNLGIQVIEEVKKYFQDKVYRTIIPRNVRLSEAPSHGEPIIIYDPKSRGAEVYLELAREVIRNG
- the rpsF gene encoding 30S ribosomal protein S6, producing the protein MREYELMYIIQPAIEEEAKKALVERFNDILTSNGAEIIESKEWGKRRLAYEINDLREGFYQIVKVNAGSEAINEYTRLANINEDIIRHIAVRKDA